The following coding sequences are from one Pusillimonas sp. DMV24BSW_D window:
- a CDS encoding CHC2 zinc finger domain-containing protein: MCFRGHDSASPSFTVSKARNTWRCFGCGEYGDSIGLVQNIYGLGFTDACNWLCRHFGIVGGDVSLDRQLRVVPRVTSPKSVHRPPAEPSGSPDPELYAWLVAHCGPVTAISGTTYLQVHGIAPDLALRFGVVELVDPVRAYRELERHWGTERISRSGLSGSRRALSWSGYALIFPFKLDAAIQYLQVRCFHGNKKFFGPSGIPKPMFNSQRIRGLQPGSRLHICEGVPDAIAMEGVGLAAVAVLGSTSFRSEWVEELLPFDLVGVPDGDDAGEKFMKRLTDEFRARSKSIRFVVPPKGMDASDVIARGKNA, from the coding sequence ATGTGCTTCCGCGGTCACGATTCAGCTAGTCCAAGCTTCACAGTTAGCAAAGCAAGAAATACGTGGAGGTGCTTTGGGTGTGGAGAGTATGGAGACTCAATCGGGCTAGTCCAGAACATTTATGGTCTTGGGTTTACGGATGCCTGCAATTGGCTCTGCCGTCACTTTGGCATTGTCGGTGGTGACGTTTCGCTCGACCGCCAACTTCGGGTGGTGCCACGGGTGACAAGTCCTAAGTCCGTTCATCGTCCTCCAGCAGAGCCCTCGGGCAGCCCCGACCCTGAGTTATACGCTTGGTTGGTGGCGCATTGTGGACCGGTGACAGCAATTTCAGGAACAACCTACCTCCAGGTTCACGGCATTGCACCAGATCTGGCGCTTAGGTTCGGCGTTGTGGAGCTAGTGGATCCGGTTAGAGCATATCGAGAACTAGAAAGGCATTGGGGGACAGAGCGAATCAGTCGATCAGGATTATCTGGGAGTCGACGGGCATTAAGCTGGTCAGGCTACGCTTTAATCTTTCCTTTCAAGCTTGATGCTGCCATACAGTACCTACAGGTCCGCTGCTTTCACGGGAATAAGAAGTTTTTTGGCCCAAGTGGTATCCCCAAGCCGATGTTCAATAGTCAACGGATTCGCGGGTTGCAGCCGGGGAGTCGTCTCCACATTTGTGAAGGCGTTCCAGATGCAATTGCCATGGAGGGGGTTGGGCTAGCTGCTGTGGCAGTATTAGGCTCTACATCGTTTCGATCTGAGTGGGTTGAGGAGCTGCTCCCGTTTGATCTAGTGGGTGTGCCTGACGGTGATGATGCGGGCGAAAAATTCATGAAGCGCCTTACTGATGAGTTTCGCGCTAGAAGCAAGAGCATTCGATTTGTAGTTCCTCCTAAGGGCATGGATGCTAGTGATGTAATTGCGAGGGGAAAGAATGCTTAG
- a CDS encoding type II toxin-antitoxin system RelB/DinJ family antitoxin, which yields MANTTMVHVRVDEKIKAEATETLASMGLTVSDAVRVFLTRVVADKELPFAVKAPNTRSRKAMAEAEEIIKNRRTRFNNSEALIDDLEKVSRK from the coding sequence ATGGCAAACACCACTATGGTGCACGTTCGTGTAGACGAAAAAATCAAGGCAGAGGCCACGGAAACCCTGGCATCAATGGGTTTGACCGTTTCTGATGCTGTGCGCGTCTTCCTGACCCGCGTAGTCGCCGACAAGGAGCTGCCATTCGCAGTTAAGGCCCCAAATACCCGCAGCCGTAAGGCGATGGCCGAGGCTGAAGAAATCATCAAGAACCGTCGCACCCGCTTCAATAACTCAGAAGCCCTGATTGATGACCTCGAAAAAGTCAGCCGCAAGTAA
- a CDS encoding DNA/RNA helicase domain-containing protein translates to MSHTHLVEVNRYRFSTETLAEIESDAYAANNWPLVYILSDRKTRRAYIGETTDTITRLGTHLKHPKKQSLTTVHLVSSERFNKSATLDIESSLIKYMSADGSFNLLNGNLGLSDHNYYQRDELYYKIFRETWDRLRRYGVVERSIEAIDNSDVFKYSPYKSLSADQQQGLIEIMRSLVDSNLKNVVVQGGAGTGKSVLAIFLFKLIHSDLEELDLREFSEEEKELRTLLLQLKQIFPRPRMALVVPMNSFRSTLKKAFRHVAGLHPDMVISPSELTQQHYDIVLVDESHRLRKRVNLGAYYGAFDRACAGLGLDKNTCSEVHWVTQQSAKAVFFYDPNQSIKPSDANESDFDHIKSSPTSKVMTLVSQFRVRAGLHYAHFVDDLLNLRLPAGKKFSSSKYEFLVFDELSDMVKEIERRNNNYDLARLVAGYSWRWVSKNTPDLHDIEIGDVRLRWNRTNIDWINCQGAENEVGCIHTTQGYDLNYTGVIFGHEIKYDEQRDEIVIDKNNYHDRNGKQAIKDPHELKQYILNIYQTIMLRGIRGTFIYACDDGLRRYLKRHVESYKSNVIAFPEPAAPLEPYVNAVPLYDLHAAAGNFSEFQQVEHENWVSVPEGMPVGKNIFACHVAGESMNKIIPDGAICLFRLNPGGSRNGKIVLVECADIQDGDAGSRYTVKEYQSFKTYTEDGAENFQVLLKPRSTNPALTAIELSSKDDEHRYRVVGEFLGVIS, encoded by the coding sequence ATGAGCCATACCCATCTTGTCGAAGTAAACCGTTATCGGTTTTCAACAGAAACTTTGGCGGAAATCGAGTCCGATGCGTACGCAGCCAATAACTGGCCGCTGGTTTATATCCTTAGCGATAGAAAAACGCGTCGCGCCTACATCGGGGAAACCACCGACACCATCACTCGACTGGGAACGCATCTTAAGCACCCTAAAAAACAATCTTTAACGACGGTGCACCTGGTTAGCAGTGAGCGCTTCAATAAGTCAGCAACACTCGATATTGAGTCGTCCCTTATAAAGTACATGTCGGCTGACGGGAGTTTCAATTTACTGAACGGCAACCTGGGGTTGAGTGACCACAATTACTACCAAAGAGACGAGCTTTATTACAAGATCTTCCGTGAGACTTGGGACAGGCTGCGCAGATACGGAGTTGTGGAAAGGTCGATTGAAGCCATCGACAATTCGGATGTCTTCAAGTACTCGCCGTACAAGTCGCTGTCGGCAGATCAACAGCAAGGCCTGATCGAGATAATGCGATCGCTGGTTGACTCTAACTTGAAAAATGTCGTGGTCCAAGGCGGCGCCGGAACCGGGAAGTCGGTACTGGCTATCTTCCTTTTCAAGCTCATTCACTCCGATCTTGAAGAATTGGACCTGCGTGAGTTTTCCGAAGAAGAAAAAGAGCTGCGAACGCTTCTACTGCAGCTCAAGCAGATATTTCCACGTCCACGTATGGCCTTAGTAGTTCCCATGAACTCATTTCGAAGCACGCTGAAAAAGGCTTTTCGCCATGTTGCTGGCCTGCACCCCGACATGGTCATCAGCCCTTCGGAACTGACGCAACAACACTACGACATCGTCTTGGTGGATGAGTCTCACCGTTTGCGCAAGCGCGTTAACCTGGGGGCATATTACGGCGCGTTCGACAGGGCCTGTGCGGGTCTTGGTTTAGACAAGAACACGTGCAGCGAAGTGCACTGGGTCACGCAGCAATCAGCCAAGGCGGTTTTCTTCTACGATCCGAACCAAAGCATCAAACCATCCGATGCCAACGAATCCGACTTCGACCATATCAAGTCATCACCAACCAGCAAGGTCATGACACTCGTTTCACAATTCCGGGTTCGGGCAGGACTTCATTATGCACATTTTGTTGACGACCTTTTGAATCTCCGACTTCCAGCAGGCAAAAAATTCAGTTCAAGCAAATACGAATTTCTGGTCTTCGACGAGCTGTCGGACATGGTTAAAGAGATTGAGCGCAGAAACAACAACTATGACCTGGCACGTTTGGTCGCAGGCTACTCTTGGCGCTGGGTCTCAAAAAACACCCCGGATTTGCACGACATTGAAATCGGCGACGTGCGATTGCGCTGGAACAGAACGAATATTGATTGGATCAACTGCCAAGGTGCCGAGAACGAAGTGGGCTGCATCCATACCACCCAAGGCTACGACCTGAATTACACCGGGGTCATTTTTGGTCATGAAATCAAATATGACGAACAGCGCGATGAAATTGTTATCGACAAAAATAATTACCATGACCGCAATGGGAAGCAGGCAATTAAGGACCCACACGAACTCAAGCAATACATACTGAATATTTACCAGACTATTATGCTGCGAGGCATACGCGGCACGTTCATCTACGCATGCGACGACGGGCTGCGTCGCTACCTGAAGCGGCATGTGGAAAGCTATAAATCCAATGTCATTGCGTTTCCAGAACCGGCGGCGCCGCTGGAGCCTTACGTTAATGCAGTTCCGCTGTATGACCTGCATGCCGCTGCCGGTAACTTCAGCGAGTTTCAACAGGTGGAGCATGAAAACTGGGTATCCGTACCCGAGGGCATGCCCGTGGGGAAAAATATTTTTGCCTGCCATGTCGCGGGCGAATCCATGAACAAGATTATTCCTGACGGCGCTATCTGCCTGTTTCGCTTGAATCCTGGCGGTAGCCGAAACGGGAAAATCGTTCTGGTCGAGTGCGCTGACATACAAGACGGCGACGCCGGCTCACGTTACACCGTTAAGGAGTATCAAAGCTTCAAGACCTATACTGAAGACGGTGCCGAGAATTTTCAGGTTTTATTGAAACCAAGGTCTACGAATCCTGCACTAACTGCAATTGAACTCAGCAGCAAAGACGACGAACACCGTTATCGGGTGGTCGGTGAGTTTTTGGGGGTGATTAGTTAG
- the htpG gene encoding molecular chaperone HtpG, producing the protein MTQTDSNTAPSETLGFQAEVKQLLHLMIHSLYSNKEIFLRELVSNASDACDKLRFQAIDNPELMQGDADLRIRVEYDADKRTVTISDNGIGLSREDAVQNLGTIARSGTKEFFAQLTGDKQKDANLIGQFGVGFYSSFIVADKVSVLSRRADASETEAVLWESDGQGEFSVTQVEKADRGTSVTLHLREEEDEFLSGWKLREILRRYSDHISLPIQMLKEEWSEEKSAQVKTTEWETVNQANALWTRAKNEITDEQYKEFYKHVSHDFEDPLAWTHNRVEGRSEYTQLLFVPKRAPFDLWDRDGRRGVKLYVKRVFIMDDADQLLPTYLRFVRGVIDSADLPLNVSREILQESRDVRSIREGSTKRILMLLEDMAENKPDDYKVFWEQFGQVLKEGVGEDVANQERIAKLLRFASTHDNSANQTVSLADYVSRMKEGQDKIYYVTAESHAAASNSPHLEIFRKKGIEVLLMSDRVDEWMLSFLREFDGKSLVSIAKGGLDLEQLADEDEKKRQEEVAEQSKPLIERLQKALDGKVKEVRATARLVDSPACVVVDSNELSPHILRMLQAAGQEAPEVKPILEINPEHPLLGRVKDASDDDFGDWAQVLLDQAMLAEGAHLKDAAGFVKRLNALLLKG; encoded by the coding sequence ATGACGCAAACGGATTCGAATACTGCGCCTTCTGAAACCCTGGGCTTTCAGGCTGAAGTAAAACAGTTGCTTCACCTGATGATTCACTCCCTGTACAGCAACAAGGAAATTTTCCTGCGCGAGCTGGTCTCGAACGCGTCCGACGCCTGCGACAAGCTGCGTTTTCAGGCAATCGACAACCCTGAACTGATGCAGGGTGATGCCGATTTGCGTATTCGCGTGGAGTACGACGCCGACAAGCGCACGGTCACCATTTCCGACAACGGTATTGGCCTGTCGCGCGAAGATGCGGTGCAGAACCTGGGCACCATTGCCCGTTCAGGCACGAAAGAGTTTTTCGCTCAGTTAACGGGCGACAAGCAGAAAGACGCCAACCTTATTGGTCAGTTCGGGGTGGGTTTTTATTCTTCCTTTATTGTGGCCGACAAGGTGTCGGTGCTGAGCCGCCGGGCCGATGCGTCCGAAACCGAGGCGGTGCTATGGGAATCCGACGGCCAGGGCGAGTTTTCCGTCACCCAGGTGGAAAAGGCCGATCGCGGTACGTCGGTGACCCTGCATTTGCGTGAAGAGGAAGACGAGTTCCTAAGCGGTTGGAAGTTGCGCGAAATTCTGCGCCGTTATTCCGACCACATTTCTTTGCCGATTCAAATGCTCAAGGAAGAGTGGAGCGAAGAAAAGTCGGCCCAGGTGAAAACCACGGAATGGGAAACGGTGAATCAGGCCAATGCGTTGTGGACGCGCGCCAAGAATGAGATTACCGATGAGCAGTACAAAGAGTTCTACAAGCACGTGTCGCACGATTTTGAAGACCCGCTGGCCTGGACACACAACCGGGTGGAAGGGCGCAGCGAGTACACGCAGTTGCTGTTCGTGCCCAAGCGTGCGCCGTTCGACCTGTGGGACCGCGATGGCCGTCGGGGTGTGAAGCTGTATGTGAAGCGCGTGTTCATTATGGACGACGCCGATCAGCTTTTGCCCACCTACCTGCGCTTTGTGCGCGGGGTTATCGATTCGGCCGATTTACCGCTGAATGTGTCGCGTGAAATTCTGCAGGAAAGCCGCGATGTGCGTTCCATTCGCGAAGGGTCAACCAAGCGCATTCTGATGCTGCTGGAAGACATGGCTGAAAACAAGCCCGACGATTACAAAGTGTTCTGGGAGCAGTTCGGCCAGGTGCTGAAGGAAGGCGTGGGTGAAGACGTGGCAAATCAGGAACGCATTGCCAAGTTGCTGCGTTTTGCGTCCACGCACGACAACTCTGCCAACCAAACCGTGTCGCTGGCCGATTACGTGTCGCGCATGAAGGAAGGGCAAGACAAAATCTACTATGTCACGGCTGAGTCGCATGCAGCGGCGTCGAATAGCCCGCACCTGGAGATTTTCCGCAAGAAGGGTATCGAGGTCCTCTTGATGTCCGACCGGGTCGACGAGTGGATGTTGTCTTTCCTGCGTGAGTTCGACGGCAAGTCGCTGGTGTCCATTGCCAAGGGCGGGTTAGACCTTGAGCAGTTGGCCGATGAAGACGAGAAAAAGCGCCAAGAGGAAGTGGCCGAGCAAAGCAAGCCGTTGATCGAGCGTTTGCAAAAGGCGCTGGACGGCAAGGTGAAGGAAGTGCGTGCCACGGCGCGTTTGGTGGATTCACCGGCGTGCGTGGTGGTGGACTCCAACGAGTTAAGCCCGCATATTCTGCGCATGTTGCAGGCGGCCGGCCAGGAAGCGCCTGAAGTGAAGCCGATTCTGGAAATCAACCCCGAGCATCCGTTGCTGGGTCGGGTGAAAGATGCGTCGGATGACGACTTCGGTGATTGGGCGCAGGTGCTGCTGGATCAGGCCATGCTGGCTGAAGGCGCCCATTTGAAAGATGCCGCCGGTTTTGTAAAGCGGTTGAATGCGTTGCTGCTGAAAGGCTGA
- a CDS encoding carbon-nitrogen hydrolase family protein produces MTFETPALVETLTLGVIQTTLDFEAAWNVGSDEPKISAPEDSRAWHEIRRAMRALADNDDQPRIILLPELALPRTRLDDFERLACSMNVLAIVGVDYRLSNRTKSVKNQGLVLVPKNFWKRTSSRYAARVWFGKRDPAPAEASGFKKYAPPWAFHSDSNVYVFDAGPYGRIGVSICYDFMDIERALLYRGRVHHLFVIAYNRDVKLFESLAVSLSRTVFCNVVVCNTGYFGGSLVVSPYYKAFKRFGYSVEGGKIFTAQCVQLPVRGLDAAIRGCDTESATYKHLPPGFTASVGSTATPLEGSPLETRTLFTPD; encoded by the coding sequence ATGACTTTTGAGACTCCAGCATTGGTTGAAACGCTTACTCTTGGTGTAATTCAGACTACCTTGGATTTTGAGGCTGCTTGGAATGTAGGCAGTGATGAGCCAAAAATCTCGGCACCTGAGGATAGTCGTGCGTGGCACGAAATTCGCAGAGCCATGAGGGCATTGGCAGATAACGACGACCAACCCCGCATTATTCTTCTCCCTGAGCTAGCGCTCCCAAGAACCCGGCTAGATGATTTTGAGCGGCTTGCCTGTTCCATGAACGTGCTGGCAATCGTTGGTGTTGACTACCGTTTGAGTAATCGAACGAAATCTGTGAAGAATCAAGGACTCGTTCTCGTCCCAAAAAATTTTTGGAAGCGGACATCTTCACGTTATGCCGCTAGGGTTTGGTTTGGCAAACGAGACCCTGCGCCAGCGGAGGCGTCTGGTTTTAAAAAATACGCACCACCATGGGCATTCCACTCCGATTCTAATGTCTATGTTTTCGATGCAGGCCCTTATGGGCGGATCGGAGTCAGCATTTGCTACGATTTCATGGACATTGAGCGTGCTCTTCTATATCGTGGCCGGGTTCACCACTTATTTGTAATAGCCTACAATCGTGACGTAAAGCTCTTTGAGTCGTTGGCCGTTTCTTTATCAAGGACGGTCTTCTGCAATGTGGTAGTTTGCAACACAGGATACTTTGGTGGTTCGTTGGTCGTCAGCCCATACTACAAGGCGTTCAAACGTTTTGGGTACTCGGTCGAAGGCGGAAAGATTTTCACTGCTCAGTGCGTTCAGCTTCCTGTGCGCGGCCTAGATGCAGCCATTCGTGGGTGCGACACTGAGTCAGCTACATATAAGCACTTACCTCCAGGTTTTACGGCTAGTGTTGGCAGCACTGCTACACCTCTGGAAGGCTCACCGCTAGAGACCAGGACACTGTTCACTCCAGACTGA
- a CDS encoding 2-hydroxychromene-2-carboxylate isomerase, producing MNTIDYYFWINSDWAYLGADRLEGIAARYDVKINYKPVDLLDVYSRTGGIPLNLRSRERQAYREAELKRWMRQLAIPINITPRHMCPNGDLASRFTIACDQLGLNVAALYKLILEAEWCHEQDISDPGVLLAVAAKLHLPSERIMQLAMTDDVGAVYRKYTDEAVGEGVFGSPWYAFRGEGFWGQDRLDFLEEAVAEALAVRLNGF from the coding sequence ATGAATACCATTGACTACTATTTTTGGATCAACTCGGATTGGGCTTACTTGGGAGCCGACCGCCTGGAAGGCATTGCCGCTCGCTACGATGTCAAGATCAACTACAAGCCGGTTGACCTGCTGGACGTGTATTCACGAACAGGCGGCATTCCGCTAAATTTACGTTCGCGCGAGCGACAAGCCTATCGCGAAGCGGAGTTAAAGCGATGGATGCGCCAATTGGCGATACCCATCAATATCACTCCCCGCCATATGTGCCCCAATGGCGATCTCGCCTCGCGTTTTACGATCGCGTGCGATCAACTGGGCTTGAACGTGGCGGCCCTGTACAAGTTGATTCTTGAAGCAGAATGGTGTCATGAGCAGGACATATCCGATCCGGGCGTGCTATTGGCTGTGGCCGCAAAGCTGCATTTGCCAAGTGAACGCATTATGCAGCTTGCAATGACGGACGATGTGGGCGCCGTATACAGAAAATACACTGACGAAGCGGTTGGTGAAGGCGTATTCGGCTCACCTTGGTATGCGTTCCGCGGTGAAGGGTTTTGGGGCCAGGATAGACTAGACTTTCTGGAAGAGGCAGTTGCCGAGGCGTTGGCGGTGAGGCTCAATGGCTTTTGA
- a CDS encoding RNA-directed DNA polymerase, whose product MLSFLSQVCDQLNMRWAWEKVKRASVPGDIWIDEADLAHFEVHLGPELRSLSEDLHSGKFRMSPIRPMAFPKNPDEDGNSRVRQYFHFTVRDQVAWTAVVNVLGRYVDAKMPVWSYGNRLFRSAWIEEDFQGNKIRKIGPYRHSSGRIYRPFQQAWPLFRRHVALAVSAAAHGHSKKGSLDDDEREELELQQRMHLADRCPYIFATDWTRLPTDPCKDDIYWASIDLERFYPSIPLTACVDAISQAVPAELRLEVQPLLKTLTQLPLDLDGWTDVELKHIELDGSRKTFRRIPTGLMVSGFLANAALLPVDQEVQKTLPRGRVAHFRYVDDHVILAKTFEDLVWWIDHYIEVIDRLGSGARINPAKTEPKALGDLLGEKDPDKRLVGSALWSRALGECRLDPEFPTPLMTKTIALVSAIGRTDFTTLEDNELSILSQQLEHLLLVDVPEAEMPARTRLAFAATRLARVAEARFAAPETLDLRYSRQGKGRTTVVQATNHNGEGSSFDPIASLTGLNDAKIHARLANIADRVFGLVRRVLYERSDRVRLWTHALTIARRLGATGLELLFDDIDRYARDPVNRLAASYIRGNSYAVLAAETVRAAKLLVDTNAAGWRRAAALRSLEDIAKFTNRGLPEADRWFVQKSLNQLFVGVYCATVLLEQSPASSKLLQEPLSQAFIDNGRLLLTSNEVPPDLRVALAWWGCKFDLRKPVRRASDLIIHLGTLIDKLPESDDLWTFFPADAPVAPLERIASATRSIKADQEGWWFDALMQRLDRPRIQNIATLSPVGSKVRQLLDGSATEKVLPLPVWATKVWSNSGPGSTTEWRLGEWTCLEIVRQAAVLLSSTTETLDRDYLQRASRRGIDTRSRCAHPLNFALPSHLVDAVAVSWQEWKQKLRGSGSGVLRLVPQRLRIYDRRYAPLVVSEIGTAQNSIRGLGLCLFALLSRSFLLPVQWNGLGHEDMLRHLPQLLRDEITYSSATLGILEACLQPRATENVFAGLHQTWNPSFDDDTQHDPVSLIDTADLARIISIAQNELEANQISTFNQEFRQVTPVNLMLLTDADWKQYFEM is encoded by the coding sequence ATGCTTAGTTTCCTAAGTCAGGTATGTGACCAATTGAATATGCGCTGGGCATGGGAAAAGGTGAAACGAGCGTCTGTTCCCGGCGATATCTGGATCGACGAGGCAGACTTAGCACATTTTGAGGTCCATTTGGGCCCCGAGCTTCGAAGTCTTAGTGAGGACCTGCACTCTGGAAAGTTTCGGATGTCACCAATTCGGCCGATGGCCTTTCCAAAAAATCCTGATGAAGATGGGAACTCTAGGGTTCGACAGTACTTTCATTTTACTGTCAGAGATCAAGTAGCGTGGACTGCTGTTGTAAATGTTCTAGGACGCTATGTAGACGCAAAAATGCCCGTCTGGAGCTATGGCAACAGGCTCTTCCGGTCGGCATGGATTGAAGAAGATTTTCAAGGTAACAAGATACGGAAAATCGGACCGTACAGGCACTCGTCCGGCCGCATCTATCGGCCATTTCAGCAGGCTTGGCCGCTATTTAGGCGTCATGTTGCCTTGGCAGTCTCCGCAGCAGCGCACGGTCATTCCAAGAAGGGTAGCCTCGATGATGATGAGCGCGAAGAGCTTGAGCTTCAGCAGCGCATGCACCTGGCAGATCGATGCCCATATATTTTTGCTACGGATTGGACCCGCTTGCCAACTGATCCCTGCAAGGATGATATCTATTGGGCATCTATAGATCTTGAGAGGTTCTATCCTTCCATCCCACTTACCGCATGTGTTGACGCAATCTCCCAAGCTGTTCCCGCCGAACTGCGTCTGGAAGTCCAACCACTGCTAAAGACGTTGACACAGCTTCCATTGGATCTTGATGGATGGACGGATGTCGAATTGAAGCACATTGAGCTTGACGGCTCTCGAAAGACATTCCGCAGAATTCCCACTGGGCTCATGGTGTCAGGGTTTCTTGCGAATGCGGCGCTACTACCAGTTGATCAAGAGGTTCAGAAAACGCTCCCTCGCGGACGTGTCGCACACTTCCGTTATGTCGATGATCATGTGATATTGGCTAAGACGTTTGAGGATCTAGTGTGGTGGATCGATCACTATATTGAAGTAATCGATCGTCTCGGCTCCGGTGCAAGAATTAATCCAGCGAAGACAGAACCGAAAGCTCTAGGAGATTTGTTGGGAGAGAAAGACCCCGACAAGCGCTTAGTCGGGTCGGCCCTATGGAGCCGTGCCCTGGGTGAGTGTCGCCTTGATCCTGAGTTTCCAACTCCATTAATGACGAAGACGATTGCTTTGGTTTCGGCAATCGGCAGAACAGACTTTACTACGCTGGAAGATAATGAACTCTCTATTCTGTCTCAGCAGTTGGAGCATCTATTACTTGTAGATGTTCCTGAAGCGGAGATGCCCGCTCGAACCCGCCTGGCGTTTGCAGCGACTCGCCTTGCCCGCGTTGCCGAAGCAAGATTCGCCGCACCGGAAACACTCGACCTCCGATATAGCCGGCAAGGGAAAGGCCGAACGACTGTAGTGCAAGCAACCAATCACAATGGTGAGGGTTCATCGTTCGACCCAATAGCAAGTCTTACAGGTCTCAATGACGCGAAGATTCACGCTCGACTGGCCAATATTGCCGACCGAGTATTTGGTTTGGTGAGAAGAGTTCTGTACGAGAGATCTGATCGCGTCCGGCTGTGGACTCATGCGCTGACCATCGCGCGCCGCCTCGGAGCTACGGGGCTGGAGCTTCTCTTTGACGACATCGATCGTTATGCTCGCGACCCCGTGAATAGGTTGGCGGCGAGTTACATACGTGGCAATTCATACGCAGTGCTTGCTGCAGAAACTGTGCGAGCAGCAAAACTATTGGTCGACACTAATGCAGCGGGATGGCGCAGAGCAGCAGCACTGAGATCTTTGGAGGATATTGCAAAGTTTACCAATCGAGGACTGCCTGAAGCAGACAGATGGTTTGTACAAAAAAGTCTAAATCAGCTTTTCGTTGGTGTGTACTGTGCCACTGTGTTGTTGGAGCAGTCGCCAGCCTCCTCGAAGCTCTTGCAAGAGCCCCTTAGTCAAGCATTCATCGATAATGGCCGCTTGCTGTTAACTAGCAATGAAGTGCCGCCAGACCTGCGCGTTGCGCTTGCATGGTGGGGATGTAAATTCGACCTTCGCAAGCCAGTTCGCCGAGCGTCTGATTTGATCATTCACTTGGGAACTCTTATCGATAAACTCCCTGAGTCTGACGATCTGTGGACTTTTTTTCCTGCGGATGCTCCAGTTGCACCATTAGAACGGATCGCATCAGCCACTAGGTCAATTAAAGCGGATCAAGAAGGGTGGTGGTTTGATGCATTGATGCAACGCCTCGATCGCCCCCGTATTCAGAATATAGCGACTCTTTCCCCAGTGGGATCTAAGGTTCGACAATTACTTGATGGATCCGCAACAGAGAAAGTACTCCCGTTGCCCGTTTGGGCAACAAAGGTCTGGAGCAACAGTGGTCCCGGAAGCACAACGGAGTGGCGGCTTGGTGAATGGACCTGCTTAGAAATCGTGAGACAAGCAGCAGTACTGCTGTCGTCTACCACTGAGACGTTGGATCGTGATTATCTTCAACGTGCATCGCGCAGAGGCATTGATACCCGATCCCGTTGTGCCCATCCATTAAACTTTGCGTTGCCGAGTCATCTTGTCGATGCTGTGGCGGTCTCGTGGCAAGAATGGAAGCAGAAGTTACGAGGGTCTGGAAGTGGCGTTCTACGGTTAGTTCCCCAACGACTCCGGATCTATGACAGACGCTATGCTCCGCTTGTTGTGAGCGAAATAGGTACAGCACAGAACTCAATTCGCGGTCTTGGCCTTTGCTTATTTGCCTTGCTTTCACGTTCATTCTTGCTGCCGGTGCAGTGGAACGGGCTGGGACATGAAGACATGCTCAGACACCTCCCTCAGCTTTTGCGAGACGAGATCACCTATTCATCGGCAACTCTTGGAATTCTTGAGGCATGCCTCCAACCTCGAGCGACCGAAAACGTATTCGCTGGCCTCCATCAAACATGGAATCCAAGCTTCGATGATGACACTCAGCATGATCCGGTAAGCCTCATTGACACAGCAGATTTGGCGCGAATCATTTCGATTGCACAAAATGAGCTGGAGGCAAATCAAATATCGACATTCAATCAGGAATTTCGGCAAGTCACGCCGGTTAATCTCATGCTTCTAACAGACGCTGATTGGAAGCAATACTTTGAAATGTAG
- a CDS encoding nucleotide pyrophosphohydrolase has translation MDQVIQRLRRFRDERNWQQFHNSKDLAMALSIEAGELLEAFLWKSPEDADPEKVKEELADVFAYALLLSDAYNFDLEKIILEKIDKNEAKYPVNKAKGTAKKYNEL, from the coding sequence ATGGATCAAGTCATTCAGCGACTGCGCCGGTTCCGCGACGAACGAAACTGGCAGCAATTCCACAACTCTAAAGATCTGGCCATGGCGCTTAGTATCGAGGCCGGCGAATTGTTGGAGGCGTTTCTGTGGAAGTCGCCGGAAGACGCCGACCCGGAGAAAGTTAAGGAAGAGCTCGCCGATGTCTTTGCCTATGCACTGCTGCTGTCAGATGCTTACAACTTCGACTTAGAGAAAATCATTCTGGAAAAAATTGACAAGAATGAAGCAAAATATCCAGTAAACAAGGCAAAGGGAACTGCGAAAAAATACAACGAGCTATGA
- a CDS encoding type II toxin-antitoxin system mRNA interferase toxin, RelE/StbE family — protein sequence MTSKKSAASKRTTLPRANGDWAGYRKCHVGGDFLLIYRLDDTGKHGLVVFVRSGTHSELFS from the coding sequence ATGACCTCGAAAAAGTCAGCCGCAAGTAAGCGAACCACCCTGCCACGCGCTAACGGAGATTGGGCTGGCTATCGAAAGTGCCATGTGGGTGGCGACTTTCTGCTGATATACCGACTTGATGACACAGGCAAACACGGCCTAGTGGTGTTTGTACGAAGTGGCACCCATTCCGAACTATTCTCGTAG